Proteins encoded in a region of the Polycladomyces subterraneus genome:
- a CDS encoding pro-sigmaK processing inhibitor BofA family protein produces the protein MGIKWWIMAGAGGTILFMLLSRSAWRPLKWIWYGVLYTAIGAVVLFLFNLVGEWIHFRIPINLMTSFITGVLGLPGLMYLVIVKGFLLGG, from the coding sequence ATGGGAATCAAATGGTGGATAATGGCGGGTGCGGGCGGCACGATCCTTTTTATGTTGCTCAGCCGATCCGCCTGGCGACCACTCAAGTGGATTTGGTACGGGGTGTTATATACGGCGATAGGAGCAGTCGTGTTGTTTTTGTTCAACCTGGTGGGAGAATGGATTCATTTCCGCATTCCCATCAATCTGATGACTTCCTTTATCACCGGTGTGCTCGGTTTGCCGGGATTGATGTATTTAGTGATCGTCAAGGGCTTTTTATTGGGTGGATAA
- a CDS encoding CPBP family intramembrane glutamic endopeptidase, with protein MQTPMISTPPPIGPRSQKTSAKLQLISAWMLSLSFLTMIPMEYASLDWEKTSAGTWRIVEGDHLSLTLVLAYGLWALWTVVGTGMFLVAGIVNRFTYERSLTDITWRDLIYFLAWVQCLSLLLSLPFELFPGAGGSVSLLYPYLPHLIILGLGLILFRHRLHLLGFRRPNSYGWMVIVIILLYVVIFFQWIDQWVTHPVARYFSLELDSWREESISQGIHQAGTSGWAALTGQIVMLGIIGPIAEEMLFRGALQEVLRRRLGVWVSVLLSSVLFALFHVDVALLAPLLVLGLILGSLKAFFRSLWAPILFHIVNNTTSVIMELLHR; from the coding sequence ATGCAGACACCGATGATTTCCACCCCTCCCCCCATCGGGCCCCGTTCACAAAAGACTTCGGCCAAGTTGCAGTTGATATCCGCCTGGATGCTGTCACTCAGCTTTCTCACGATGATTCCGATGGAGTATGCCTCTTTGGACTGGGAAAAAACATCAGCGGGTACATGGCGAATTGTCGAAGGAGATCACTTGAGCCTGACGCTGGTATTGGCCTATGGTTTATGGGCATTGTGGACAGTGGTGGGAACCGGCATGTTTCTGGTTGCTGGCATCGTCAACCGGTTCACCTACGAACGTTCGCTTACGGATATCACTTGGCGGGATTTGATTTACTTTTTGGCTTGGGTACAATGCCTATCGCTCCTGCTTTCCCTTCCCTTTGAATTGTTTCCGGGAGCAGGGGGCAGTGTGAGTTTATTGTATCCGTATTTGCCACATCTCATCATTTTGGGTCTGGGATTGATTTTGTTCCGCCATCGCTTGCATCTGTTGGGATTTCGCCGTCCGAATTCCTACGGGTGGATGGTGATTGTCATCATTTTGTTGTATGTGGTCATCTTTTTCCAATGGATCGATCAATGGGTGACTCATCCCGTCGCCAGATATTTCTCGCTGGAGCTGGATTCGTGGCGGGAGGAAAGCATCTCCCAAGGCATTCACCAGGCTGGAACATCCGGATGGGCTGCATTGACCGGTCAAATCGTGATGCTGGGTATAATCGGGCCCATTGCAGAAGAGATGTTGTTTCGGGGGGCTTTACAGGAAGTATTGCGGCGTCGACTCGGTGTATGGGTGAGCGTTTTGTTATCTTCCGTTTTGTTTGCGCTGTTTCATGTGGATGTCGCTTTGCTGGCACCTTTGTTAGTGCTGGGTCTCATTCTCGGCTCTTTGAAGGCTTTCTTCCGCAGCCTGTGGGCGCCCATTTTGTTTCATATAGTTAACAACACCACATCGGTGATCATGGAATTGTTACATCGATAG
- the recR gene encoding recombination mediator RecR, translating into MYVPEPISKLIEGFMRLPGIGPKTAQRLAFFVLKMEEEDVLDLAKALVRAKRDLRFCAVCNNISDREVCSICSDKHRDRSTICVVQDPRDVMAMERTREYNGLYHVLHGAISPMEGIGPDELKIPELLKRLEDETVQELILATNPNIEGEATAMYLAKLVKPFGLRVTRIAHGLPVGGDLEYADEVTLTKALEGRREL; encoded by the coding sequence GTGTACGTACCTGAACCCATCTCCAAGTTGATCGAAGGTTTTATGAGGCTGCCGGGCATTGGACCGAAGACGGCCCAACGCCTGGCCTTTTTTGTATTGAAAATGGAAGAGGAAGATGTACTGGATCTGGCCAAGGCACTCGTCCGTGCCAAACGTGATCTGCGCTTTTGTGCAGTTTGCAATAACATCAGCGACCGGGAAGTATGTTCCATTTGCAGTGACAAGCATCGTGACCGGTCGACGATTTGTGTCGTGCAGGACCCCCGTGACGTGATGGCGATGGAACGAACACGGGAGTACAATGGGTTGTACCATGTTCTGCATGGAGCCATATCACCCATGGAAGGGATCGGTCCGGATGAGTTGAAGATCCCGGAACTGTTAAAGCGGCTGGAAGATGAAACAGTGCAAGAGTTGATCTTGGCCACCAACCCCAATATTGAAGGGGAAGCAACCGCGATGTATTTGGCCAAATTGGTCAAGCCGTTCGGGCTGCGCGTTACCCGGATCGCCCATGGATTGCCCGTAGGCGGGGATTTGGAATATGCGGACGAGGTGACGTTGACCAAGGCGCTGGAAGGTCGACGGGAGCTATAA
- a CDS encoding YbaB/EbfC family nucleoid-associated protein: protein MRNMNQMMKQVKKMQEQMQKAQEELGKKEVEGTAGGGVVKVVMNGHKQLVSVEIAPEVVDPDDVEMLQDLITAAFQDALKKTDELIAQDLGKFTGGLNLPGLF, encoded by the coding sequence ATGCGGAACATGAACCAAATGATGAAACAAGTGAAAAAAATGCAGGAGCAGATGCAAAAAGCGCAGGAAGAACTGGGTAAAAAAGAAGTGGAAGGCACAGCGGGGGGCGGTGTCGTCAAAGTAGTGATGAATGGTCACAAGCAGTTGGTTTCTGTGGAAATCGCTCCGGAAGTGGTAGATCCGGACGATGTGGAAATGCTGCAGGATCTCATCACGGCCGCTTTCCAAGATGCCCTGAAGAAAACGGACGAACTGATCGCCCAGGACCTCGGTAAATTTACTGGTGGACTCAATTTGCCCGGTTTGTTCTAA
- the dnaX gene encoding DNA polymerase III subunit gamma/tau — protein sequence MSYRALYRVWRPQTFRDLVGQEHITRTLQNALAEGSFSHAYLFSGPRGTGKTSAAKIMAKAVNCEKGPAPEPCNDCQTCRRITEGSLMDVVEIDAASNRGVDEIRDLRDKVKYAPTEVRYKVYIIDEVHMLTTEAFNALLKTLEEPPGHVIFILATTEPHKLPQTIVSRCQRFAFRRIALPEIVNRLRYICEAQSVKADENALHQIALAADGGMRDALSLLDQVLAFGGRQVDEETVLAVTGSVSRTDLAGILSALAHSDAAAALERADRLIMGGLEPERLLQDLIHACRDLLLMKTAPQLPEVKDRLHDHLWTELAEKWSVSRLSAVMDGLIAYQQQMKWTPHPRIVLELAIVNAAQSQSASDEKEEVVPSDTIRCLEERIRQLEGRLEAIQGQVAVQSSPQTAGFRRHEPPKKASSRTAGASVQQDQWKSLLQQSDTETFRHVKQWWPDILQKVKERKITVHAWLVDGDPVMASKDTVVVAFKNKIHRETTEKETNKSLIEQVMQDVLGRSFRLITVMRQDWDALSDSIAEMSAAAEEGKDADAPQSDDVMQKAVELFGEDLVEVVD from the coding sequence TTGTCGTATCGGGCATTGTACCGTGTTTGGCGGCCGCAGACCTTTCGGGATCTTGTCGGCCAAGAACACATCACTCGAACATTGCAGAATGCATTGGCAGAAGGATCTTTTTCGCATGCCTATCTGTTCAGCGGTCCAAGGGGAACCGGCAAGACCAGTGCGGCCAAAATCATGGCCAAGGCTGTCAACTGTGAGAAAGGTCCTGCTCCGGAGCCGTGCAATGATTGTCAGACATGTCGTCGCATCACCGAAGGTTCCTTAATGGATGTTGTGGAAATCGATGCGGCATCCAACCGGGGCGTCGATGAAATTCGGGATTTGCGGGACAAAGTGAAGTACGCCCCGACCGAAGTGCGTTACAAAGTCTATATTATCGACGAAGTGCACATGTTGACGACAGAAGCGTTCAATGCTTTGCTGAAAACGCTGGAAGAGCCGCCGGGGCATGTGATTTTTATCCTGGCCACGACCGAACCGCACAAATTGCCGCAGACCATTGTTTCCCGTTGCCAACGGTTTGCGTTTCGCCGGATCGCATTGCCGGAGATTGTCAATCGTCTTCGATATATCTGCGAGGCGCAATCCGTGAAAGCGGATGAGAATGCGTTGCATCAGATTGCACTTGCCGCGGACGGGGGAATGCGGGATGCATTGAGTTTATTGGATCAGGTACTGGCATTCGGCGGCCGGCAAGTGGATGAGGAAACGGTATTGGCCGTGACCGGTTCTGTCTCCCGTACCGATTTGGCGGGGATTTTGAGTGCTTTGGCCCATTCCGATGCTGCTGCAGCGCTTGAACGGGCAGACCGACTGATTATGGGTGGTTTGGAGCCGGAACGTCTTTTGCAAGACTTGATCCATGCCTGCCGTGATTTGTTGCTGATGAAGACCGCTCCTCAATTGCCGGAAGTGAAGGATCGTCTTCATGATCATCTGTGGACGGAATTGGCGGAAAAATGGTCTGTCAGCCGGTTGTCCGCGGTGATGGACGGCTTGATTGCGTATCAGCAACAAATGAAATGGACGCCGCATCCGAGGATTGTCCTGGAGCTGGCTATTGTGAACGCTGCACAGTCGCAGTCCGCATCGGACGAGAAGGAGGAAGTCGTCCCCTCTGATACGATTCGCTGTCTTGAGGAACGAATCCGTCAGTTGGAGGGGCGGCTTGAGGCCATTCAGGGGCAAGTTGCCGTTCAAAGTTCGCCACAAACCGCGGGATTCCGTCGCCACGAGCCCCCCAAAAAAGCGTCGTCGCGTACTGCCGGCGCGTCTGTCCAACAAGATCAATGGAAGAGTTTGTTGCAACAATCAGACACAGAAACCTTTCGCCATGTCAAGCAGTGGTGGCCGGATATTTTGCAAAAAGTAAAAGAGCGGAAAATCACGGTTCATGCATGGCTGGTCGATGGGGACCCTGTGATGGCTTCAAAGGATACTGTAGTCGTAGCGTTCAAAAACAAAATTCACCGGGAAACCACGGAAAAAGAGACAAACAAATCATTAATTGAACAGGTGATGCAGGATGTGCTGGGTCGCTCGTTCCGGTTGATCACGGTGATGCGCCAGGATTGGGATGCACTTTCCGATTCGATCGCCGAAATGTCTGCTGCGGCGGAAGAGGGAAAGGACGCCGATGCCCCCCAATCCGACGATGTCATGCAAAAAGCGGTGGAGTTGTTCGGTGAGGATTTGGTGGAAGTGGTCGATTAA
- a CDS encoding PAS domain-containing sensor histidine kinase — translation MPIGFHLDMELRQLVAWLEQMPQAVMVVDDRGNVVAVNPVLLHSIRRDREEVEGKPFTQFVTISKEAVDFIHRADSSCAWYQQVLGSVIARDGSYYSTDVQMVRGWDGQRRYHLLFFNRITRQIWPHLLQRFADHLISDIHLGIVLVDNHGNLTEINRAACDLFGVQRAKLVHQPFDKLMNHVSPAEEQNVLEKALTGIPTRNYAATWTIGDKQVHLLVDAHTLWDETGRILGAYMVLKDMTNLRLLEEQIQRNDRLATIGQIAAGTAHEIRNPLTSIKGFLQVIKYALKEKGHVKEQGYTEIMLREINRINSLVSEFLLLSKPRNIKLRPLQVTDVWNEMLPIVENEALLHNMEVHFVTERSLFPLVVADSELLKQVFLNLCKNAIEAMGEGGMLTVRIRLEEAEQKLAVDVQDTGPGIPAYALDKIFDPFFTTKENGTGLGLPVCQKIIHEIGGMIRVSSKEWGTVFTVLLPYID, via the coding sequence GTGCCCATCGGGTTTCATCTCGATATGGAGCTGAGACAGTTAGTCGCCTGGTTGGAGCAGATGCCCCAAGCTGTCATGGTGGTGGATGACCGCGGAAACGTCGTCGCGGTAAATCCGGTTTTATTGCATTCCATCCGGCGTGACAGGGAAGAGGTGGAGGGAAAACCTTTCACCCAATTTGTCACCATCTCCAAAGAAGCGGTTGATTTCATTCACCGTGCCGACAGTTCCTGTGCTTGGTATCAACAGGTACTCGGCAGTGTCATCGCAAGAGATGGGAGTTATTATTCCACGGATGTGCAAATGGTTCGTGGGTGGGACGGGCAACGTCGATATCATCTCCTGTTTTTCAACCGGATCACCCGGCAGATCTGGCCTCATTTGCTGCAACGATTTGCTGACCACTTGATCTCCGATATCCATCTCGGAATCGTGCTGGTGGACAACCACGGGAATTTGACGGAGATCAACAGAGCGGCATGCGATTTGTTCGGCGTTCAAAGGGCCAAACTGGTTCATCAGCCGTTCGATAAGCTGATGAACCATGTATCACCCGCGGAAGAGCAGAATGTGCTCGAAAAAGCATTGACCGGCATCCCGACCCGAAATTATGCGGCGACATGGACGATCGGTGACAAACAAGTGCATCTTCTGGTCGACGCTCATACCTTGTGGGACGAAACAGGTCGTATCTTGGGAGCATACATGGTATTGAAAGATATGACCAACTTGCGTTTGTTGGAGGAACAAATCCAACGCAACGACCGTTTGGCGACAATCGGTCAGATTGCCGCTGGCACCGCCCACGAAATTCGGAATCCACTGACTTCGATCAAAGGTTTTTTGCAAGTGATCAAATATGCCCTCAAGGAAAAGGGACATGTAAAAGAACAGGGATATACGGAGATCATGCTCCGTGAAATCAACCGGATCAACAGTTTGGTCAGCGAATTTCTACTCCTCAGCAAACCGCGCAATATCAAACTCCGCCCGCTTCAAGTCACCGATGTTTGGAACGAAATGCTACCCATTGTTGAAAATGAAGCGCTCTTACATAACATGGAAGTCCATTTTGTGACGGAACGCTCCCTTTTCCCCCTGGTCGTAGCGGATAGTGAGCTATTAAAGCAGGTATTTCTCAATCTGTGCAAAAACGCGATTGAAGCCATGGGGGAAGGCGGAATGCTGACCGTGCGAATCAGGTTGGAGGAAGCGGAACAAAAACTGGCTGTCGATGTGCAGGATACCGGACCGGGCATTCCCGCTTATGCGTTGGACAAGATCTTTGACCCGTTTTTTACGACCAAAGAAAACGGAACCGGTCTTGGGTTGCCCGTTTGTCAAAAAATCATTCACGAAATCGGAGGTATGATTCGCGTCTCCTCCAAAGAATGGGGAACTGTTTTTACGGTATTGTTGCCGTATATCGATTAA
- the tadA gene encoding tRNA adenosine(34) deaminase TadA codes for MNVEYEKWMQAAIEEAEKARKIGEVPIGAVVVRKGEIIGRGHNLRETAKDPTLHAEMIAIRQAAERLGGWRLIECSLYVTLEPCPMCAGAIVQSRIEKVVFGAADPKAGCAGTLMNLLEDERFNHQAEVIPGVMAEQCGSLLTQFFRELRERRKR; via the coding sequence ATGAATGTGGAGTATGAAAAATGGATGCAAGCTGCCATTGAGGAAGCAGAGAAAGCCCGGAAGATCGGGGAGGTACCGATCGGGGCGGTGGTCGTCAGAAAAGGAGAGATCATCGGCCGTGGACATAATCTGCGTGAGACGGCCAAAGATCCCACGCTGCATGCGGAGATGATTGCCATTCGTCAAGCGGCCGAACGGCTGGGCGGATGGCGGTTGATCGAATGTTCCTTGTATGTGACACTGGAACCGTGTCCCATGTGTGCGGGTGCGATTGTACAATCCAGAATCGAGAAGGTGGTATTCGGTGCCGCCGATCCCAAGGCCGGATGTGCGGGTACATTGATGAATCTGCTGGAAGATGAGCGGTTCAACCACCAGGCCGAGGTTATTCCTGGTGTCATGGCCGAGCAGTGCGGTTCGTTATTGACTCAATTTTTCCGTGAACTGAGAGAACGGCGCAAACGGTAA
- a CDS encoding Fur family transcriptional regulator, whose protein sequence is MDYRRALEKLKANGYKFTGKREMMVQLFAEENRYLSAKEVLDHMQKTYPGLSFDTVYRNLSLFEDLGILEGTDWDGERRYRFRCEGDTHHHHLICTECGRTRKLEICPMNAILGQPEDFHITGHRFEIYGRCADCDQN, encoded by the coding sequence ATGGATTATCGACGTGCACTGGAGAAATTGAAGGCAAACGGGTATAAATTCACAGGAAAACGGGAAATGATGGTGCAGTTATTTGCAGAAGAGAATCGCTATCTGTCCGCTAAAGAAGTATTGGACCACATGCAGAAAACTTACCCGGGCTTGAGTTTCGACACGGTGTACCGCAACCTTTCTCTATTTGAGGATCTGGGCATTTTGGAAGGGACGGATTGGGATGGTGAGCGGCGGTATCGCTTCCGTTGCGAAGGCGATACTCACCATCACCATTTGATCTGTACCGAATGCGGACGGACGCGCAAATTGGAGATTTGCCCCATGAATGCCATTTTGGGTCAACCCGAGGACTTCCACATCACCGGACATCGTTTTGAAATTTACGGACGTTGTGCTGACTGCGACCAAAATTAA
- a CDS encoding metal ABC transporter permease has product MEAMWQYEFMRHALLAGVIVGLISPLVGVFLVVRRLSLIADALSHVTLSGVAAGLLLQREFPWFQSFNPLYMGTAFSVAGALFVEQLRRLYRSYQELAIPIILSGGIGLGVVLISAGDGFNVNVMGYLFGSIIAVNEDDVKWVVAVGIIVALTIALLFKELFALSFDEESAYLSGIPRRGINLVFILLVALVITASVRVVGILLVSALMTLPVAASLQLAQSFRQTVMLSVLFAETSVISGLICSFYFDLAPGGTIVLIAVGWLLLTILLKRLRQFVRYRWMKREQAVE; this is encoded by the coding sequence ATGGAAGCGATGTGGCAATATGAGTTTATGCGGCATGCATTGCTGGCTGGAGTGATCGTTGGACTGATCTCACCGTTGGTCGGCGTGTTTTTGGTAGTTCGTCGGTTGTCACTGATTGCGGATGCATTGTCACACGTGACACTGTCGGGGGTTGCCGCCGGCTTGCTTTTGCAGAGGGAATTTCCTTGGTTTCAATCATTCAACCCGCTCTATATGGGGACCGCTTTTTCCGTGGCTGGTGCATTGTTCGTCGAGCAGTTGCGTCGGTTGTATCGTTCGTATCAGGAGTTGGCAATTCCCATTATTCTCTCCGGCGGGATCGGGCTCGGTGTGGTACTGATCAGTGCCGGAGACGGGTTTAATGTCAATGTCATGGGATATTTGTTCGGTTCGATCATCGCCGTGAACGAGGACGATGTGAAATGGGTAGTGGCGGTCGGGATCATCGTCGCATTGACGATTGCACTTTTGTTTAAGGAACTGTTCGCTCTCTCGTTTGACGAGGAGAGTGCGTATCTTTCGGGCATTCCCCGTCGCGGAATCAATTTGGTTTTCATCCTGTTAGTCGCACTTGTGATCACGGCATCGGTACGTGTTGTGGGTATCTTGCTGGTCTCAGCGCTGATGACATTGCCGGTGGCCGCCAGCTTGCAATTGGCGCAAAGTTTTCGGCAAACTGTTATGCTCTCCGTACTATTTGCGGAAACATCCGTCATCAGCGGATTGATCTGTTCTTTTTATTTCGATTTGGCCCCCGGTGGCACCATTGTGCTGATCGCCGTTGGCTGGCTGTTGTTGACGATCCTGTTGAAACGGCTCCGGCAGTTCGTCCGGTACCGTTGGATGAAACGGGAACAAGCGGTCGAATGA
- a CDS encoding metal ABC transporter ATP-binding protein, with protein sequence MTDMIRMERVHFSYQNEKVLDNVSLTLHQGEFLALVGPNGSGKSTLVKLALGWLKPQAGDIRLMGQDISRFRDRDKIGYVSQKANSFNLGFPATVFEVVAAGLYGKMGLFRWMGRKEKQKVYEAIEQVGLSNWAHRNIGRLSGGQQQRAFIARALVSDPELLILDEPTVGVDAESVDRFYRLLTHLHREKGLTLLLVTHDIGAVTTYVDRIACLNKRIFFHGDPEEFTQKKKEILTAAYGHEVQMIDHQHESTDEMSLFVGA encoded by the coding sequence ATGACGGATATGATTCGGATGGAACGGGTCCATTTTTCGTATCAAAATGAAAAAGTGTTGGACAATGTGAGCCTCACACTCCACCAAGGTGAATTTTTGGCCTTGGTCGGGCCGAACGGATCCGGAAAATCGACGCTTGTCAAATTGGCGCTCGGTTGGCTCAAACCGCAAGCAGGCGACATTCGCCTAATGGGACAGGACATCAGTCGGTTTCGCGATCGTGACAAGATCGGCTATGTATCCCAGAAAGCCAATAGTTTTAATCTGGGGTTTCCGGCGACCGTTTTTGAAGTGGTGGCCGCAGGATTATACGGGAAAATGGGTTTGTTCCGGTGGATGGGAAGAAAGGAAAAACAAAAAGTGTATGAAGCGATCGAACAGGTGGGGTTAAGCAATTGGGCCCACCGTAACATCGGTCGCCTTTCCGGAGGACAACAACAACGTGCGTTTATTGCACGCGCATTGGTGAGTGATCCCGAGCTGTTGATACTGGATGAGCCGACCGTTGGGGTTGATGCAGAATCGGTCGACCGGTTTTATCGGTTGCTGACGCATTTGCACCGGGAAAAGGGATTGACGCTGTTGTTGGTCACGCACGATATCGGTGCAGTCACCACCTATGTGGATCGGATCGCCTGTTTGAACAAGCGGATTTTCTTCCATGGTGACCCGGAGGAATTTACCCAGAAGAAAAAAGAGATTCTGACAGCTGCTTACGGCCATGAAGTACAGATGATTGACCATCAGCACGAGTCGACTGATGAGATGTCCCTGTTCGTCGGTGCATGA
- a CDS encoding metal ABC transporter substrate-binding protein yields the protein MKKIGFGLLAVLLCSLTALAGCAKPEAAGRANGKIAVYTSIYPLAYFAEQIGGKRVDVRALVPPGTEPHEFELSTRDMARLSQADVFIYNGAGLEAWADQAKQMLDPSRTVQVNATKGVPLLDAKEEHDDHHGVHEHGHSGVDPHVWLDPKRAMIQARNIRDGLIQADQRHKAEYEANYVRLQQRLTELDRAYAELAKRTPVKTFLVSHAAFGYLADRYGLKQIAIAGLSPNDEPSAKELQALVETAKREKVHVIFFETLVNAKTAETLKSEIGAKSLTLNPLEGLTPEEIKRGENYFTIMEKNRQNLAQAWGVQP from the coding sequence GTGAAAAAGATCGGTTTCGGTTTGTTGGCCGTTCTGCTTTGCAGTTTGACGGCGTTGGCGGGATGTGCCAAGCCGGAGGCAGCCGGTCGTGCGAACGGCAAGATCGCAGTATATACCAGCATTTATCCGCTCGCTTATTTTGCGGAACAAATCGGAGGAAAGCGGGTCGACGTCCGGGCGTTAGTTCCGCCGGGGACGGAACCGCATGAATTCGAGTTGTCGACTCGGGATATGGCTCGGTTGAGCCAAGCGGATGTGTTCATTTACAATGGTGCGGGGCTAGAAGCATGGGCCGATCAGGCGAAACAGATGCTCGATCCGAGTCGGACAGTGCAGGTGAACGCAACCAAAGGAGTTCCGTTGCTGGATGCCAAGGAGGAACATGACGATCATCATGGCGTGCATGAACACGGGCACAGCGGTGTTGATCCGCATGTTTGGCTCGATCCGAAGCGCGCCATGATCCAGGCACGCAATATCCGGGACGGATTGATTCAAGCTGATCAGCGTCACAAAGCGGAGTATGAAGCCAACTATGTGAGGTTGCAACAGCGTTTAACTGAGCTGGACCGGGCATATGCTGAACTGGCGAAACGCACTCCCGTCAAGACATTTTTGGTTTCCCATGCAGCATTCGGATATCTGGCGGATCGCTACGGGTTGAAACAAATCGCCATCGCCGGTTTGTCTCCGAACGATGAACCCAGTGCCAAAGAATTGCAGGCGTTGGTTGAAACGGCCAAACGAGAAAAGGTGCATGTGATCTTTTTTGAGACATTGGTTAATGCCAAAACAGCGGAAACGCTGAAAAGCGAAATCGGGGCGAAGTCCTTGACGCTCAATCCACTGGAAGGGTTGACACCGGAGGAGATCAAACGCGGGGAGAACTACTTCACGATTATGGAGAAAAACCGGCAGAACCTGGCTCAAGCGTGGGGGGTCCAACCATGA